The DNA sequence GGAGGCCGTTCCGGGAACTTACTGGCTTCAACTCCTGCTTGAGCTGTAACTAGTAAGCAAATGAGTAACAACAACACTTTTCTCATAAACATGACGTCCTCCTTACAAGACTTATTCATGTAGTATTTGTTAGTTTTCTCAATATCATGTGTGAAGAAGTGGTTTTCTTGAATTCATGGTGTTTTTATTGGGTATGGACTTCATTTTGATTATGAAGACTTCTTTGGTTTTTTTACTTATGTTTCGGTCTTCATTCGCCTTATGAAGACCCTCTCTGCTCTTTTTCCTCTTCGTTTTGGCCTTCATCGACCCTATGAGGGCCCTTTCGCTTCTTTTTTCCTCATGTTTTGGTCTTCATCAACTTTATGAAGACCTTTTCTGCTCTTTTTCCTCTTCGTTTTGGTCTTCATTCGCCCTATGAAGACCCTTTCTGCTCTTTTTCCTCTCTGTTTCGGTCTTCATCGACCCTATGAAGACCCTTTCTGCTCTTTTTCCTCTCTGTTTCGGTCTTCATCGACCCTATGAAGACCCTTTCTGCTCTTTTTCCTCTCTGTTTCGGTCTTCATCGACCCTATGAAGACCCTTTCTGCTCTTTTTCCTCTCTGTTTCGGTCTTCATCGACCCTATGAAGACCCTTTCTGCTCTTTTTCCTCTCTGTTTCGATCTTCATCGACCCTATGAAGACCCTTTCGCTTCTTTTTTCCTCATGTTTTGGTCTTCATCAACTCTATGAAGACCCTTTCTGCTCTTTTTCCTTTTCGTTTCGGTCTTCATCGACCCTATGAAGACCCTTTCTGCTCTTTTTCCTCTCTGTTTCGGTCTTCATTCATTCAAAAGAAGTTTTTATTCAATTAAAAAAAGCTTGAGGACGTTTCCCCAAGCTTTTTCCGTTACTTCACTAACTTTATTTACTTTGTTCCGAATAGACGGTCACCTGCGTCTCCTAGACCAGGGACGATGTATCCTTTTTCGTTTAATTTTTCATCCATTGCTGCTAAGTAAATGTCTACATCGGGGTGTGCTTCTTTGACGATGTCGACTCCTTCAGGGGCTGCAATTAAGCACATGAGTTTAATTGTTTTGGCGCCTCGCTTTTTCAAGCTGTTAATTGCTTCAACCGCAGAGCCTCCTGTAGCTAACATCGGGTCAATGACGATAAATTCACGCTCTTCGACATCTGTCGGAAGCTTTACGTAATATTCTACCGGCTGTAGTGTTTCTGGGTCACGATATAACCCAACATGGCCCACCTTTGCAGCTGGAATTAATTTAAGAATCCCATCTACCATTCCAAGTCCTGCACGCAGGATCGGAACTAGTCCCAATTTTTTACCAGCGATCTTCTTAGATGGGGCTGGTCCTACCGGTGTTTCCACTGTGACATCGCGCAGAGGCAAGTCTCTTGTAATTTCGAAGGCCATTAATGCTGCAACTTCATCGACTAATTCACGGAACTCTTTTGTACCAGTTGATTTATCACGGATATACGTTAGTTTATGTTGGATTAATGGGTGGTCAAAAACGAATACTTTGCTCATGTTATTAGCTCCTTTATCATAACTTCTCACATAGTATTATACCTAAAAAAGAAATTATAGCTATAAAAACGACAACGACGTTTTTGTGACTCATGTTTCAAAAAAAGAGCTAGGGTTTTTCACCCTAGCTCTCGTTATTACTTATAGGTTTGGATACATTGGGAATTTTTCTGTTAATACGTTGATGCGTGCAGCTGCTTCTTTTAATTTAACTTCATCTTCAATGTTTTTCAAAGTGAACGCGATAATCGAACCAAGTTCTTTCATTGCTTCTGGGTCTAGTCCGCGAGAAGTCACAGCAGCTGTACCAATACGAATTCCACTTGTTACGAATGGACTTTCAGGGTCGAATGGAATCGCATTTTTGTTCGTAGTAATCCCTACTTCATCTAATGCTTTTTCAGCGACTTTTCCTGTTAATCCAAGGTTTTGTAAGTCTAATAGTAATAGATGATTATCTGTTCCACCTGATACTAGGTTGATGCCTTCTGCTGTTAACGTTTCTGCTAGTTGCTTCGCGTTGGCAACGATGTTGTTTGCATAGACTTTGAAGTCATCTTGTAAAACTTCACCAAATGCTACTGCTTTTGCAGCAATGACGTGCATAAGTGGTCCACCTTGGATACCAGGGAATACGGATTTATCAATTTTCTTACCGAATTCTTCTTTACATAAAATCATTCCACCACGTGGTCCACGTAATGTTTTATGAGTTGTCGTTGTTACGAAGTCACAGTATGGTACTGGATTTTGGTGAACTCCAGCAGCTACTAAACCAGCGATATGAGCCATATCGACCATTAAGTAAGCTCCCACTTCATCAGCAATTTCACGGAACTTTGCAAAATCAATAGCTCTTGGATACGCACTTGCGCCAGCCACGATTAATTTTGGTTTATGTTCAATGGCTAAATCACGTACAATGGCATAATCAATTGTATGTGTTTCTTTGTCTACACCGTACTCAACAAAGTTGTATTGAACGCCACTGAAGTTAACTGGGCTTCCGTGAGTTAAGTGACCACCGTGAGAAAGGTTCATCCCTAATACCGTGTCACCATGCTCAAGAATTGTAAAGTAGACAGCCATGTTCGCTTGTGCTCCTGAGTGAGGCTGTACGTTCACATACTCTGCTCCGAAGATTTGTTTCGCACGGTCTCGCGCTAAATCTTCAACGATATCAACATACTCACATCCACCATAATAGCGTCTTCCTGGATATCCTTCCGCGTATTTGTTCGTTAGCACTGAACCTTGAGCTTCCATTACTGCTTCACTTACAAAATTCTCTGATGCAATCATTTCAATTTTGTCACGTTGACGTCCTAACTCTAACTGTACCGCTTCAAAAACTTTAGGATCCTGTTTCTTTAAATTCTCCATCCTTATACCCCTTTCAACCTTTAACATTCGTGTTTTTCTATCTATCTTTTATTTTCAAGTATATATTACCATGAATCAACGACTAAAATCCGTACTTTTTTATAGTTTTTTAATAAAATATTAGGATTACACAAAAAAACCTTAACAATTAGGTTGTAATCCGCTTTCATTTTGAGAATAAACTGCACGTTGGCCACCGATTAGCTTTGGTCTTGTTGTCGCTAATGTCACATGAGCTTGTCCAATTTGTTTAATTTTACTTCGAACAGGCACAGCCACATGCTTGATGTGCATCCCAATGAGTGTATCTCCAATGTCTATACCCGCATCTGCTTTAATAAACTCAACCACGACAGGTTCTTTTAATTGGCTATAGGCATGAGCAGCCATCGCTCCGCCTGCTTTTTTTACGGGGATAACCGTAACCTCTTCCAACTGAAACATATTTGCTGTTTCGCGTTCGACGACCAGTGCTCGATTTAAGTGCTCACAACATTGAAAGGCAAGATGAACATTTGTTTTTTTACGGAATGTTATAAAAGCTTGAAACAAAGCTTCACTTACAGTTTCAGAACCGCTTGTCCCAATTCGTTCACCGATGACCTCACTCGTGCTTGTCCCAATAACAAAAATATCATGTTCAGTTAATGATTTTGCTATTAGTAAGTCATCAAGAATGCTTTGTACATCCGCTTGAATCTGTTCTGCTGATAATTCCATACTCTTGCCGCCTTTCTTATTAAGAATGACTCTCTTCTATGTTTGTGATTTTGCCCACTCTAGTTGCGTGACGCCCGCCTTCAAATTCTGTTTCAAGCCATATTTTTG is a window from the Bacillus alkalicellulosilyticus genome containing:
- the upp gene encoding uracil phosphoribosyltransferase — encoded protein: MSKVFVFDHPLIQHKLTYIRDKSTGTKEFRELVDEVAALMAFEITRDLPLRDVTVETPVGPAPSKKIAGKKLGLVPILRAGLGMVDGILKLIPAAKVGHVGLYRDPETLQPVEYYVKLPTDVEEREFIVIDPMLATGGSAVEAINSLKKRGAKTIKLMCLIAAPEGVDIVKEAHPDVDIYLAAMDEKLNEKGYIVPGLGDAGDRLFGTK
- the glyA gene encoding serine hydroxymethyltransferase yields the protein MENLKKQDPKVFEAVQLELGRQRDKIEMIASENFVSEAVMEAQGSVLTNKYAEGYPGRRYYGGCEYVDIVEDLARDRAKQIFGAEYVNVQPHSGAQANMAVYFTILEHGDTVLGMNLSHGGHLTHGSPVNFSGVQYNFVEYGVDKETHTIDYAIVRDLAIEHKPKLIVAGASAYPRAIDFAKFREIADEVGAYLMVDMAHIAGLVAAGVHQNPVPYCDFVTTTTHKTLRGPRGGMILCKEEFGKKIDKSVFPGIQGGPLMHVIAAKAVAFGEVLQDDFKVYANNIVANAKQLAETLTAEGINLVSGGTDNHLLLLDLQNLGLTGKVAEKALDEVGITTNKNAIPFDPESPFVTSGIRIGTAAVTSRGLDPEAMKELGSIIAFTLKNIEDEVKLKEAAARINVLTEKFPMYPNL
- a CDS encoding TIGR01440 family protein, producing MELSAEQIQADVQSILDDLLIAKSLTEHDIFVIGTSTSEVIGERIGTSGSETVSEALFQAFITFRKKTNVHLAFQCCEHLNRALVVERETANMFQLEEVTVIPVKKAGGAMAAHAYSQLKEPVVVEFIKADAGIDIGDTLIGMHIKHVAVPVRSKIKQIGQAHVTLATTRPKLIGGQRAVYSQNESGLQPNC